The Microterricola viridarii nucleotide sequence GGGAAGCTCCCCGATGACGACATCGATCGCCGCCCCGAACAGGAACCCGGTCACCACGGCGCGGGAGAGGAACTGCGCGATCCAACCCATCTTGAGCACGGCCAGGAGCAGGAAGAGCACCCCGGATGCCAGGGTGATGCCCGCCACGAAGGAGGCGACGTCCACCTGCTCGGTGATGCCGGCGGCGACCACCGCGCTGGCGGCCACGGCGGCCAGCCCCGAGCTCGGGCCCATCGAGATCTGCCGGCTGGTGCCGAAGATCGCGTAGATGATGGCTCCGGCGGCCGCGGCGTAGAGGCCGTTCTGCAGCGGGAGCCCGGCGATGCCGGCATAGCCGAGGTTCTTCGGGACGATCAGCGCCGCCACCGTCAAGCCGGCGATCAGATCGCCGCGCAGCCAGCTCCGGTCGTAGCCGCGGATCCACCCCAGCATCGGAACCAGGCCGGCGATGCGCTGTCGGGTGCTCATGGCGTGGGGTCGAGCATCGACATGGTGGCCAGCTTTCAGCGAGTGGCTCTGGAGGAGCCGCTGCCGAGCGGTGCTCGGCCTGCGTGGATGCTCCGAGGGTTTCCATGGTGACAGCAAAAGGCGGCTCGTGCCAGAGGAATCCGGAGCCTCCGACCGGGTCGCGGTAGCGTGGTCGAAACCCGGTGAACCCCTCGCCGGGAGGGGGAGGCATCCGCGTGAGCACAGAGCAGCCGCAGCGCATCGGGCAACGAGACGACCCGGGGATGCCGCGCTTCGCCGGCCCGGCGACGTTCGCGCTGCTGCCGCGGAGCGAGGACATCGAGCACGCCGACATCGCCGTGCTCGGCATCCCCTTCGACGCGGGCACCAGCTTCCGGCCTGGGGCGCGCTTCGGGCCGGGGCACATCCGCGAGGCCTCGCGGCAGCTGCACCCGTACCACCAGATCCACGACGTCTACCCCTTCGCCGTGAACCAGGTGGCGGATGCCGGCGACCTCGGCGTCACCCCGTACGACCTGGCCGCCGCGGTGGCCAGCATCGAGGCGGCCGCCGACCGCTTCGCCGAGGCCGGCACGACGCTGATGACGCTCGGCGGCGACCACACCATCGCCCTCCCGCTGCTGCGCGCGGTGGCGAGGAAGCACGGGCCTGTCGCCGTGCTGCACTTCGACGCCCACCTGGACACCTGGGACACGAACTTCGGCGCGCCGATCTGGCACGGGTCGCCGTTCCGCCGCGCCTCGGAGGAGGGGCTGCTCGACCTGGCCCGCTGCCAGCACGTCGGCATCCGGGGCGGCGTCTACGACCGCTCCGAGCTCGATGACGACGCGGCGCTCGGCTTCCAGATCATCCGCAGCGAGGACTACCAGGTGCGGCCGGTCGCGGACATCGTCCGGCAAATCCGCGACCGCCTCGGCGGCGGACCCGTGTACATCTCGATCGACATCGACGTGCTCGACCCCGCGCACGCACCGGGCACGGGGACGCCGGAGGTGGCGGGCCTCACCACGCGGGAGCTGTTCACGACGCTCCGCGGCCTCGCCGGGCTCACCATCGTCGGCGCGGATGTCGTCGAGGTGCTGCCGGCCTACGACCACGCCGCGCTGACCGGCCTGGCCGCCGCCCACACCGCCTGGGAGCTGATCGCCCTGATGGCGCTCACCCCGTCGGCGACGGCGGGCGCCGAGGCGCAGGCGGGGCCGGCTCTGCCTCATAGGTGACCCAGCTCGTCCGCGTCGCAAGCGTGTCGTAGAGCGCTTGAGCCTGGAAGTTGTCTGCGGCAGTCTCCCACTGCACCACCGAGCGTCCCTCGGCCGCGGCCATCTCGGTGAGGCGGCCGATCAGGGCGCGCCCGACACCCCGGCCGCGCGCTGCGGGGTCGGTGAAGAGGTCGTCGAGGAAGAGGCCGGTGGTGCCGTCGTAGGGGGAGGAGAAGCGCCGGAGGTGGGCGAATCCCACGACCTCGCCGTCCACCTCGGCGACGAGCGCCTCGCACTCGTGTCGGGGGTCCATCAGCCAGCCCCAGACCCGGGAGACGACCTCCTCGGACTCCGGCAGCTCATAGAACTCGCGGTAGGCCCGGAAGAGCGCGCGCCAGCGGTGCTCGTCGGCGGGGGAGAACGGCCGGATCGTCGGGGCGGTCTTCTCTGGCATCGGGTGCTCCCGTCGGTGCGGAGTTCAGAATGTGAGGCGCGCTGGGACATCGCGGGATGCAGCGCCCACGCTGTAGGGAATCAGAGCAGGGACCTCACCGCAAGGGCCGGGAGGCGCGGCCTAGGATGGCCGGGGCTCACCACACCATCAGGAGGACCCCGATGATCAGCATCGTCATACCGGCCATCGGGCTCGTGCTGGCCGGCATCCTGGCCGGTGAGGAGTTCATCGTGCGCTGGGGCGTGCAGCCCGCGCTGTCCCGGCTGAGTGACCGCGCCCACCTCGAGGCGCGGATCGCGCTCGTCAAACGGCTGAAAGTCGTCGTGCCCGCCATCATGGTGCCGACGGCGCTGCTCGCGGTGGCCACCCTCGTCGTGGCCGGGCCGGAGGGTCTCGCCTGGCGCTGGGCCGGCATGGCCGCGCTCGTCGCCTTCCTGCTGTTCTCCTTCCTCGGCACCGTCCCGATCAACATCAAGGTCAACGACTGGGCGCTGGGCGCCCCGCCGGCCGACTGGAAGACCGTGGTCCGCCGCTGGGAGGCCATCGACGTGTACCGCTCGACGGCGGCGGTCCTGGCCTTCGTCTGCTTCACGGTCGCCTTCGCGCTGCAATCCCGCTGACGCCGCCCCGGCGGCCTCCGGCTCGGGGCGCCGCAGTAGGCTGTGGCCATGAGTGCAGAGATCGCGGTGGCCGTCGCCCAGTTCGCGCCCGGGGCCGACACGGCGGCGAATCTGGCCGAGATCGAGCGGATGACGCGGCTCGCCGCCTCCCGCGGGGCCAGCCTCGTCGTCTTCCCCGAGTACTCCAGCTTCTTCACCCCGACCATGGGCCCCGAGTGGGTGGCCGCGGCCGAGCCGCTCGACGGACCCTTCGTGCGGGCGCTCGCCGCCCTGGCCGCCGACACTGGCTGCCACATCGTGGCCGGGCTCGTCGAGACAGGCAGCGAGGCGACGGCCAGTGCGCACGGCCGCGTGCGCAACACCGTCGTCGCGCTCGCGCCGAACGCCGGCCTCGTCGCCCGCTACCGCAAACTGCACCTCTACGACGCCTTCGGCATGCGCGAATCCGACTGGGTCGAGGCCGGAGTCATCACCGAGCCCGAGCTGTTCGAGCTCGGCGGGCTGCGCGTCGGCCTGCAGACCTGTTACGACGTCCGCTTCCCCGAGGTGACCCGCCGCCTCGTCGACGCCGGCGCCGAGCTGGTGCTCGTGCCAGCCGAGTGGGTGCGCGGCCCGCTCAAGGAGGCGCACTGGCGCACCCTCTGTACGGCGCGCGCCCTCGAGAACACGGTCTACCTGGCCGCAGCCGACCACGCCCCGCCCGTCGGCGTCGGCAACAGCTTCGTCATCGACCCGATGGGCGTCGAGCTGGCGACGATCGGCGAGTCGACGGATGTCGCCCTCGCCTGGATCAGCCGGGAGCGCCTGGAGTCCGTGCGCCGCCTGAACCCGGCGCTCGAGCTCCGCCGCTTCGCCGTCAGCGCGCGCTGAGCCCGCTCAGCTGCACCGCGGCCCGCTCCAACAGGTCGAACTTCTTGCAGTAGGCGAAGCGCAGCAGCGAGGAGTAGCCGGCTCGGCGCTCCGCGTGCACGAACGCGGTGATCGGAACGGCGACGACCCCGACGAGCCCCGGCAGCGCTCGGCAGAGCTCGGCGCCGTCGTCGAAACCGAGCGGCGCGGCATCCGCCACCACGAAATATCCGCCCGCCGGCCGGGACACGGTGAAGCCCGCCCGCAGCAGCCCGGCCGAGAGCACGTCGCGCTTGGCGGCCAACGTCGCCGCGATGCCGGTGAAGAAGGCGTCCGGCAGGCCGAGCCCGACGGCGACGGCCGGCTGAAACGGCGCGCCGTTGACATAGGTGAGGAACTGCTTGACGGCCAGGATCGCCGTGATGTGCTCGGCGGATGCGCTCACCCAGCCGATCTTCCAGCCGGTCGTGTTGAACGTCTTGCCGGCCGAGCCGATGCTGATGGTGCGCTCGCGGGCCCCCGGCAGCGTCGCGATCGGCAGGTGCGGCGTCTCGAAGGTGAGGTGCTCATACACCTCGTCGGTGACGATCAGCGCGTCGTGGGTGTGCGCGAGCTCGACGATCAGCTCGAGCGTCTCCCGCGGCAGCACGGCGCCGGTCGGGTTGTGCGGCGTGTTCACGAGGATGATCCGCGTGCGCTCGTTGACCGCGTCGCGCAGCTCGTCCAGGTCGGGCTGGAAGTCGGGGGAGCGCAGCGGCACCGTCGTGTGCACGCCGCCGGCCAGGGCGATCGTGGCCGCGTAGGAGTCGTAGAACGGCTCGAGGGTGAGCACCTCGTCGCCGGGCCGTACGTAGGCGAGGATGGTCGCCGCGATGGCCTCGGTGGCGCCCGCCGTCACGAGCACCTCCCGCTCGGGGTCGAGGCGGATGCCGTAGAAGCGGTTCTGGTGTTCGGCGATGGCCTCGAGCAGCACCCGCTGGCCGCGGCCGGGCGGGTACTGGTTCACGCCGTCGCTGATCGCGCGCCGCGCCGCCTCGAGGACCTCCTCCGGCCCGTCCTCGTCGGGGAAGCCCTGGCCGAGGTTGATGGCGCCGGTGCGCTGGGCCAGCGCGCTCATCTCGGCGAAGATCGTCGCCGCGACGCTGCCGTCTGCGGCGAGGAGTCCTGCACCGGCAGCGGTGCGCTGCCACGGGGCGAGTGCGCTCATCGGAATCCTGTCTGCTCAGTCTGCTCACGCTCACTGCGGTTGCGCAGTCCCATCAGAGTACGCTGGCGAGTGGCATGAGTAGGCGAATCCCATCGTCGCGACTGCTCGGCCAAGCCTCAACCGATCCCAAGGTGGCTCTCAGCTTTCCCATAAAGATTGCACAGGGGCCGGGTGGATGCTTGAGCTTGCTTGGAAGGAGCAACCCATGACCGAGAACTACAACCAGGACGCGGCCCAGCCGGAGTCCGCGGACAACGCCGCCGCACAGGCTCCCGCTCAGACCCCCGCCCCGGCCGCCACCCCGGCGGACGCCGTGCAGACGACTCCCGTCGCAGACGCCCAGCCGGCGGTTCCCGCAGCCGCTCCCGCCCACGAAGCTCCCGCCCACGAAGCTCCCGCAGCGGCGCCGGCCGCTCCGGCCGCAACCACGCCCGAGCCTGCCGTTCCCGCAGCTGCCCCGGCCGCGACGGCACAGCCGGCTCCCGCAGCCCCGGCCGCTCCCGCTGCCCCCGCGCACCCCCCGTACGGCGCCGCCGCGCCCAACGCCACCGTCTACGCGCCGAACACCCCGCCGCAGCCCTACGCCGGCCAGCACACCGGGCAGCCCGCGCAGGCGGGCTACCCGCAGCAGGCCCAGCACGCGCAGTACCCCGGCCAGCAGCACACCCAGCCGACCGTTCCGCTGAACGGCGCCGCCTTCGGCCTCGGCGGCCCCGCCGGTCCCGGCGGCCCGACCGGACCCGGCCACCAGCCCGCGGCCGCAGCCGCACCGAAGCGCGCCGGCGTCGGCATGCTCGTCGCCGCGCTCGTGATCGGTGCCCTCGTCGGAGGCGGCTCCGCCGCCGGCGTCATGGCGATTGCCGGCGCCCAGAACCAGGGCCGGGTCTCCAGCTCGGCCGCTGCCCCGCAGAACGTCGTCGTGAACAACACCGAGTCCGTCAACCAGATCACGGCCGTCGCCGCCAAGGCGATGCCGAGCGTGGTGACCATCTCCGTCGCCGGGCAGAACGGTGCGGGCACCGGTTCCGGCGTTGTGCTCAGCTCCGACGGTTACGTGCTCACCAACACGCACGTCGTGACGCTGGACGGCGAGACGGCCGACCCGACGATCCAGGTCACGATGAGTGACGGCACACTGTACGACGCGAGCATCGTCGGCACCGACCCGATCTCCGACCTGGCCGTCATCCAGCTGAAGGACGCCTCCGGGCTCACCCCGCTGAAGTTCGCCGACTCGAGCAGGCTGAACGTCGGCGACACCGCCATCGCGATCGGCGCCCCGCTCGGCCTCGCGGGCACCGTCACCAACGGCATCGTGAGCGCGCTGAACCGCAGCATCACGGTGGCCTCCTCCGCGGTGCCGGCCACACCGGAGCAGGACAGCACGACGCCCAGCAACCCGAACGACAACTTCCCGTTCAACTTCGACTTCCCCGGCCAGGGCCAGTCGCAGCAGGCGCCGTCGACGGGCACCGGCACGATCTCGCTCGCCGTCATCCAGACGGATGCCGCCATCAACCCGGGCAACTCGGGCGGCGCCCTGCTCAACGATGCCGGCGAGCTGATCGGCATCAACGTCGCCATCGCCACGGCAGGCAGCTCCGACAGCGGAAGCAGCGGCGCTGGCAGCATCGGCGTCGGCTTCGCCATCCCGGCGAACCTCGCAGAGCGCGTCTCCAGCGAGCTCATCCAGAACGGCCAGGCCACCCACGGCCTGCTCGGCGCCACCGTCTCCGCGGCCGCCAGCGTCGAGGGCAGCACGACGGTCGGCGCCTACATCGCCGACGTCACCCCCGGCGGCCCCGCCGCCAACGCCGGCCTGCAGAAGGGCGACGTGATCACCCGCTTCAACGGCGTGCCGATCACCGACGCGAACGACCTGACCGCGCAGGTGCGCACGGTGGAGGGCGGCGGAAAGGCCACGCTCAGCTACGAGCGCAACGGCACGAGCTACGACGCCGACGTGACCCTGGGCACGCTCGGCAGCTAGCCCGCGCACCGCTCCTTCCCGCATCGCCGTCCGGCCTCTTGGCCGGGCGGCGATGTTCGCGTTCGGCTCGCCTGATAAGCTCGCAAGTCCAGTTTCAACGAGTGGGAGAGATGATCGACACGGTGTCGAATGACGCAGTCGCTGCGCTTCCCGGTGTTTCCTATGTGATGCCGGTGCTCAATGAAGTGACCCATGTGCGGGCTGCCGTCGACAGCCTGCTCAACCAGGACTACGCCGGCCCCTTCGAGGTGGCGCTGGCCCTCGGGCCGAGCATCGACGGCACCACGGAGCTGGTCGAGGACATGGCGCGGGTCGACCCGCGCATCCGCGTCGTGCAGAACGAGGTCGGCTCGACCCCGTCCGGCTTGAACGTCGCCATCCGCGCCTCCCAGTACCCCATCATCATCCGCGTCGACGCGCACTCCGTGCTGCCGCCCGACTACGCGCGCATCGCCGTCGAGACGCTGCAGCGCACCGGGGCCGCCAACGTCGGCGGCATCATGGACGCCCGCGGCGAGAGCCCGTTCCAGCGCGCCGTCGCCCGGGCCTACGGCTCCCGGGTGGGTCTCGGCGGATCCTCCTTCCACATCGGCGGCGAGGAGGGGCCGGCAGAGACCGTCTACCTCGGCTGCTTCCGGCGAGAGGCCATCGAGGCGGTCGGGCTCTTCGACGAGCACATCAAGCGCGGGCAGGACTGGGAGCTCAACCGCCGGCTGCGGAAGGCCGGCGGCGTCGTCTGGTTCACCCCGAAGCTGAGGGTCACCTACCGGCCTCGGCCGAGCGTGAAGCGCCTGGTCAAGCAGATGCTCTCCACCGGGCTGTGGCGCGGCGAACTCGCCCGCCGCTTCCCCGACAGCAACGGCATCCGCTATTTCATCCCGCCGGTGATGGTCGTCGGCGTCGTCGTGGGCCTGCTGCTGGGCCTCGGCGGACTCGTTCAGGCGCTCGTGGGCGCCTGGCCCTGGCTGCTCTTCGGCCTGGCCGCCCCCGCCACCTACGCGCTGTTCGTGCTCGTGGCCGCGCTCGGCAACCTGCGTGTGCTCGGATTACGCAGCACGCTCTGGTTTCTCCTAGTGTTGCCGTGCATCCACTTTTCGTGGGGCATCGGATTCCTGCTCGGCTACCTCAAGCTGACCAGCAACATCACGGCACACAACGGAAGGTGACCATGGCGCAGGCAACACCCAGACAGGGGCGCCCCTCGTCGATCGCCGAACTGCGCGCCGTGGCCCAGCCGCCCGAGGTGCGCTCGCGCCGCAACGCGGAGCACTGGACGGCGTCCCTCTACCTCCGCGACATCTCCCCGTACCTGACCTGGATGCTGCTGAAGACGCGCATCTCGGCGAACGGCGTGACCGGGCTGATGATCCTCGTCGGCTGGTCGACGGCCGCTGCCCTCCTCATCCCCGGCATCTGGGGGGCCGCGCTCGCGCTGCTTCTCGGCCAGCTGCAGATGCTCGTCGACTGCTCAGACGGTGAGGTCGCGCGCTGGCGCGGTACATCCTCCCCGGCCGGCGTCTTCCTCGACAAGGTGGGCCACTACTCGACCGAGGCGCTGATCCCGCTCGCCCTCGGCATCCGCGCCGCCGCCTACCCGTTCGAGACGCCGGAGGACTTCCTCTGGACCACCCTCGCCGGGCTGCTGGCGCTCATCATCGTGCTGAACAAGGCACTCAACGACATGGTGCACGTCGCCCGCGCCAACGCCGGCCTGCCCAAGCTCGCCGACACGCACGGCGAGTCGGCCCCGACCGGCGGGCTCGTGGCCACGCTGCGCAAGATCGCCCGCTTCGTGCCGTTCCACCGGCTCTACCACTCGGTCGAGCTCACCATGCTGATCTTCGTCGCCGCGCTGGTGGGGCTCATCGCCGGCCAGCCGATCACCGACCGGGTGCTGCTCATCGCCCTCGTGCCGCTGTCGTTGCTCGCCCTGTTCGGGCACTTCCTCGCGATCATGGCGTCCAAGCGTGTCCGCTCCTAGCCTGCCCACCGTCGGCGTCGTCGTCCTGACCCAGGGCACGCGCCCAGCCGATCTGGACCGGGGCCTCCGCAGCATCCTGGCCCAGCAGGGCGTCGTGCTCGACGTCGTCTGCGTCGGCAACGGCTGGCAGCCCACCGGCCTGCCGGAGGGCGTCAAGGCGCTCGGCCTGCCGGAGAACCTCGGCATCCCGGCCGGCCGCAACCGGGGCGTGCCGGAGGTGTCCGGCGAGTACCTGTTCTTCCTCGACGACGACGCCAGCATCCCGGATGCCGGCTTCCTCACCACCGCGATCGCCCAGCTGCGCGCCGACCCGAGCATCGGCCTGCTCCAGCCGCAGGTCGTCGACCCGAGCGGGGTCACCTCGCCCCGGCGCTGGATCCCGCGCATCCGCAAGGGCGAGGCCGGCCACTCCAGCAACGTGTTCTCGGTCTGGGAGGGCGCCGTGCTGCTGCCCCGTGCCGTCTTCGACGCGACCGGCGGCTGGGCGGAGCCGTTCTTCTACGCGCACGAGGGCATCGAGCTGGCCTGGCGGGTGTGGAACACGGGCAAGCGGGCCTGGTACGCCGGCGACCTGATCGCCAACCACCCCGTCATCCAGCCGACCCGGCACAGCTACTACTACCGGCTGAACGCGCGCAACAGGGTGTGGCTGGCCCGGCGCAACCTGCCCGCCGTGCTGATCCCGCTCTACGTCGGCAGCTGGACGGGCATCCAGCTGCTGCGCTGGTGGCGTCATCCGGTGGCCCTCAAAGCCTGGTTCGGCGGCTGGTTGGAGGGCTGGCGCGCAGACCCGGGGGAGCGCAGGCCGATGTCCTGGCGCACCGTGTGGCGGATGACGCTGGCCGGCCGCCCACCGATCGTCTAACGATTCGGTCGGTGACTCCCGTTCTGGGGTATTGAGTCCCCGGCGATCTGTACTCTGGAACACGTGGGTATACAGAAAGACATGCGCAACGCCATCAAGCTCGTCAAGGGGGTGCTGGCGTCCCGCAAGGCGCAGGGACAGCTTCGTGAGAAGCTCGCCGTGCAGGGGCCGCTCGAGCCGCACCGCTTCAAGGTGGGCGTGTACTTCGCCGACGGCAAGGTCAACATGTACCAGATGCGGCAGTGGTACAAGCCGCTGGCCAAGCTGGCCGAGACCTGGCCGGTTCTGATCCTCAGCCGGGCGTCGGGCGCCGCCCTCACCATGCTCGACGAGGCGCCGCTTCCCGTCGCCTACGTGCGCAAGGTTGTCGACCTGGAGCGGGTGATCCACGAGCAGGACCTGCGCGTGATCTTCTACGTCAACCAGAACGCCAAGAACTTCCAGATGATGCGCTACGGGCGCCGCTGGCACGTTTTCATCAACCACGGTGAGAGCGACAAGATGTATATGACCACCAACCAGTTCAAGGCCTACGACTACTCGCTGATCGCGGGCGACGCCGCCAGGGCCCGGCTCGGCAAGGTGCTCTGGGACTACGACTTCGACAAGCGCGCGCTGCCGATCGGCCGGCCGCAGGCCGACCACTACCTCGACGACGCGGCGCTGCCGTACCAGCAGGACTCCCGCGAGGTCGTGCTCTACGCGCCGACCTGGGAGGGCGATCGCGGGGGCGCAGCCTACGGCTCCATCGCCACGCATGGCGTGGCGCTGATCGCCGGACTGCTGGCCAGCCCGCGGCACCGCGTGATCTACCGCCCGCACCCGCGCTCCGGCGTGCTCGACCCGGCCTACGCGGCGGCCAACCGCGAGATCGTGCGGATGATCGAGGCGGCGAACGCCGCGGACGCCACCGCCCAGCACGTGTTCGACACCGGCTCCCAGCTTGGCTGGCAGCTGGTCGCCTCCGACGTCGCCATCGTCGACATCTCGGCCATGGTCTACGACCGGCTGGCTGCAGGCAAGCCGCTCCTCGTCACGCGCCCGGCGAACCCCGCCGCCGAGATCGACACGAGCGGCTACCTCTCCGACTGCGAGTGGCTGCCGGCGGCGGATGCCGGCAACATCGTCGCCATCGTCGACGAGCTCACCCACGGCGATGCCGCGCAGGCCAGGCTCCGGCGCTGGGTGGAGTACTACTTCGGCGACACGACGCCCGGCAGCGCGACCCACCGCTTCCACGGGGCCGTGCAGCACCTGATGGGGGAGTGGGACAAGCACGCGGCCATCCACGCCGCCGACGCCGAGTTCGACGACCACGACGTGAAGGGCGACATCGAGGACGCCGAGGAGATCGAGGCCTAGGCCAGAGATGGGCGCGCCGAACGGGTAGCCGATCGGCGGATGCGGCCGCCGGATCTACCCGGTCTGGCCGCTGCCGACGGCGCGTCGCGGGTCGCGTCCGCGGACTCGCTACGGGACGGGCACGCCGTCCACGGAGCCGCCGCCCACAGGAGTGCCGTCAACGGGAGTGCCGTCAACAGGAGTGCCGTCGGACGGCGTCTCGTCGGTCGGAACGCCGTTGTCGGGGTTGCGCGCCGCCGCGGCATCCGCCCGACCGCGCGGCAGCGCCTTGCGGAACGCACCGCCCACCGCCCCGCCGACACCGACGGCCGCGCCGCCCACGGCCCCGCCGACCCTGCTGCCGACGCGGGCGCCGCCGCGCACGACCGCCGTGCCCATGCCAGCCACGCGGCTCGCCGGGGTGCGCAGCGGCACAGTGCGCGCGGGTGGCTCCAGCTCGAACGGCAGAAGGGGCGGAGCCTGGCCGAACGCGAGGCGGGCGTTGCGCAGCACCCGCTTGCCCAAGATGTTGTTGCCGAAGCCGCCGACCGCGGCGCCGACGCCGAACGGCAGCGCCTTGCCGATGAAGCTCGCCCCTCCGCGCACCGCGAACTGCCGGATGAACACGGTCTTCATGCGGTCGACCAGGGGGCCCATCAGGGTGGCGGGGATGGCGCTGGTGACCATTTCACCCCAGTACATGTTGCGGGTGAACGTGCCGCCGGTGAACTGCCCGGCGAGGTTGCGCACCAGATCGCTGCCCTCGCGGCCGAGCATGAGCGTCATGACGAGGGCGCGGGCGCGGTCGGGGTCGTCGACGGCGATGCCGTGCACCTCGGCGACCGACTGGGCGAACAGGGCCGTCGCCTCCAGGAAACCGGCCGTCTCCACGCCGGAGAGGGCCAGGGTGACGCCGGTCCCGATCGCGGGGATCACCGCGGTCGCGCCGACGGCGGCCCCGCCGGTGGTGACGGCGGCGAGGTAGCGCAGCTCCAGGATGCGCACCAGCTGGTCGGGGGTGGCGTCCGGGAACTTGCGCCGGATGCTGCGGATGTGCGCGACCACGATCGGGCGCTGCACCGCCATGACCTTGTCGATGCCGCGCAGCAGGCCGTGCGGCAGCTCGCCGCCCTGGGGCGTGCCCCCGGTGGGCGAGATGATCGGTTTCGCTTTTCTGGCCACGAGGCGATCCTAGGGGCTGGCCTCCCTCCGCGCCTGAGTCAACGCCGAGAGCGGTCGGGCACAGGAGTCGATGCAGCGGGCAATCGGTCCGCGCCTGAGTCAACGCCGAGAGCGGCCGGGCACAGGAGCCGATGCAGCGGGCAATCGGTCTGCGCCTGAGTCAATGCCGAGAGCGGCCGGGCACAGGAGCCGATGCAGCGGGCAATCGGTCCGCGCCTGAGTCAATGCCGAGAGCGGCCGGCTCGGCGGTAGCCTTGGTGCATGGTCACTCTCATCACCGAAGACGACATCGACGAACTTGAACTGCGCGACTTCGACGAGAGAGCGGGCAGCAGCACCGGCGGGGTCGCCGAACACCTCGAGAAGGCCGCCATCTTCGAGTCCTGGGCGACGGATGCCGACGCCTACACGCTCGACGACGGCGTGACGCCCGCACAGCTGCTGATCGTGGCCGCCGAGCACCTGCAGATGGGGCGCGACTACGACGAGGCGTTCCGGCTCGCCCTGGCCGCGGCCGGCCACCCGTCCGCGGAGCGCT carries:
- the speB gene encoding agmatinase; translated protein: MSTEQPQRIGQRDDPGMPRFAGPATFALLPRSEDIEHADIAVLGIPFDAGTSFRPGARFGPGHIREASRQLHPYHQIHDVYPFAVNQVADAGDLGVTPYDLAAAVASIEAAADRFAEAGTTLMTLGGDHTIALPLLRAVARKHGPVAVLHFDAHLDTWDTNFGAPIWHGSPFRRASEEGLLDLARCQHVGIRGGVYDRSELDDDAALGFQIIRSEDYQVRPVADIVRQIRDRLGGGPVYISIDIDVLDPAHAPGTGTPEVAGLTTRELFTTLRGLAGLTIVGADVVEVLPAYDHAALTGLAAAHTAWELIALMALTPSATAGAEAQAGPALPHR
- a CDS encoding GNAT family N-acetyltransferase — protein: MPEKTAPTIRPFSPADEHRWRALFRAYREFYELPESEEVVSRVWGWLMDPRHECEALVAEVDGEVVGFAHLRRFSSPYDGTTGLFLDDLFTDPAARGRGVGRALIGRLTEMAAAEGRSVVQWETAADNFQAQALYDTLATRTSWVTYEAEPAPPAPRRPPSPTG
- a CDS encoding anthrone oxygenase family protein, yielding MISIVIPAIGLVLAGILAGEEFIVRWGVQPALSRLSDRAHLEARIALVKRLKVVVPAIMVPTALLAVATLVVAGPEGLAWRWAGMAALVAFLLFSFLGTVPINIKVNDWALGAPPADWKTVVRRWEAIDVYRSTAAVLAFVCFTVAFALQSR
- a CDS encoding carbon-nitrogen hydrolase family protein, with protein sequence MSAEIAVAVAQFAPGADTAANLAEIERMTRLAASRGASLVVFPEYSSFFTPTMGPEWVAAAEPLDGPFVRALAALAADTGCHIVAGLVETGSEATASAHGRVRNTVVALAPNAGLVARYRKLHLYDAFGMRESDWVEAGVITEPELFELGGLRVGLQTCYDVRFPEVTRRLVDAGAELVLVPAEWVRGPLKEAHWRTLCTARALENTVYLAAADHAPPVGVGNSFVIDPMGVELATIGESTDVALAWISRERLESVRRLNPALELRRFAVSAR
- a CDS encoding aminotransferase class I/II-fold pyridoxal phosphate-dependent enzyme, which translates into the protein MSALAPWQRTAAGAGLLAADGSVAATIFAEMSALAQRTGAINLGQGFPDEDGPEEVLEAARRAISDGVNQYPPGRGQRVLLEAIAEHQNRFYGIRLDPEREVLVTAGATEAIAATILAYVRPGDEVLTLEPFYDSYAATIALAGGVHTTVPLRSPDFQPDLDELRDAVNERTRIILVNTPHNPTGAVLPRETLELIVELAHTHDALIVTDEVYEHLTFETPHLPIATLPGARERTISIGSAGKTFNTTGWKIGWVSASAEHITAILAVKQFLTYVNGAPFQPAVAVGLGLPDAFFTGIAATLAAKRDVLSAGLLRAGFTVSRPAGGYFVVADAAPLGFDDGAELCRALPGLVGVVAVPITAFVHAERRAGYSSLLRFAYCKKFDLLERAAVQLSGLSAR
- a CDS encoding S1C family serine protease, with translation MTENYNQDAAQPESADNAAAQAPAQTPAPAATPADAVQTTPVADAQPAVPAAAPAHEAPAHEAPAAAPAAPAATTPEPAVPAAAPAATAQPAPAAPAAPAAPAHPPYGAAAPNATVYAPNTPPQPYAGQHTGQPAQAGYPQQAQHAQYPGQQHTQPTVPLNGAAFGLGGPAGPGGPTGPGHQPAAAAAPKRAGVGMLVAALVIGALVGGGSAAGVMAIAGAQNQGRVSSSAAAPQNVVVNNTESVNQITAVAAKAMPSVVTISVAGQNGAGTGSGVVLSSDGYVLTNTHVVTLDGETADPTIQVTMSDGTLYDASIVGTDPISDLAVIQLKDASGLTPLKFADSSRLNVGDTAIAIGAPLGLAGTVTNGIVSALNRSITVASSAVPATPEQDSTTPSNPNDNFPFNFDFPGQGQSQQAPSTGTGTISLAVIQTDAAINPGNSGGALLNDAGELIGINVAIATAGSSDSGSSGAGSIGVGFAIPANLAERVSSELIQNGQATHGLLGATVSAAASVEGSTTVGAYIADVTPGGPAANAGLQKGDVITRFNGVPITDANDLTAQVRTVEGGGKATLSYERNGTSYDADVTLGTLGS
- a CDS encoding glycosyltransferase family 2 protein codes for the protein MIDTVSNDAVAALPGVSYVMPVLNEVTHVRAAVDSLLNQDYAGPFEVALALGPSIDGTTELVEDMARVDPRIRVVQNEVGSTPSGLNVAIRASQYPIIIRVDAHSVLPPDYARIAVETLQRTGAANVGGIMDARGESPFQRAVARAYGSRVGLGGSSFHIGGEEGPAETVYLGCFRREAIEAVGLFDEHIKRGQDWELNRRLRKAGGVVWFTPKLRVTYRPRPSVKRLVKQMLSTGLWRGELARRFPDSNGIRYFIPPVMVVGVVVGLLLGLGGLVQALVGAWPWLLFGLAAPATYALFVLVAALGNLRVLGLRSTLWFLLVLPCIHFSWGIGFLLGYLKLTSNITAHNGR
- a CDS encoding CDP-alcohol phosphatidyltransferase family protein: MAQATPRQGRPSSIAELRAVAQPPEVRSRRNAEHWTASLYLRDISPYLTWMLLKTRISANGVTGLMILVGWSTAAALLIPGIWGAALALLLGQLQMLVDCSDGEVARWRGTSSPAGVFLDKVGHYSTEALIPLALGIRAAAYPFETPEDFLWTTLAGLLALIIVLNKALNDMVHVARANAGLPKLADTHGESAPTGGLVATLRKIARFVPFHRLYHSVELTMLIFVAALVGLIAGQPITDRVLLIALVPLSLLALFGHFLAIMASKRVRS
- a CDS encoding glycosyltransferase family 2 protein → MSAPSLPTVGVVVLTQGTRPADLDRGLRSILAQQGVVLDVVCVGNGWQPTGLPEGVKALGLPENLGIPAGRNRGVPEVSGEYLFFLDDDASIPDAGFLTTAIAQLRADPSIGLLQPQVVDPSGVTSPRRWIPRIRKGEAGHSSNVFSVWEGAVLLPRAVFDATGGWAEPFFYAHEGIELAWRVWNTGKRAWYAGDLIANHPVIQPTRHSYYYRLNARNRVWLARRNLPAVLIPLYVGSWTGIQLLRWWRHPVALKAWFGGWLEGWRADPGERRPMSWRTVWRMTLAGRPPIV